The genomic window AGGTGTGGTAGGGCTTGACATGGTGGTGTTCGGAGGGTGGGCGCCGAATGCATCCAAGTCGACGGGGCGTCCAGGGATAGGAATCCATGGCGCACCTCGGGTGGGGTGGCTCAAAACCGTAAAAGTCAGAGCCATCGCTCGAATGGGTGATCCGTTTCACGCTCGGCGAGAGGCGGTCGGACGGGCGTGATGGGCTCGGTAGCATCAAGCACCGGCACGGACGGGGGAACGACACGATCCCCTGAGCCGCCGCACGCCATGGGGCACCCGTCCGCCGGTCCACGCAGCCGGAGGTGCCCATGAGCGCGGAGGCCACGAACCCCGCCGTATCGCCCGCCCCTGCGCCGCCCACAGCGCACCGCAGGAAGGGCCGACCCCGTATCGACCTGCGCCGTCTGGGCCGCGCCGCACTCCTGGGCCCCGCCACCCGCGACCGGTTGCCCGACGCGATCAGCCATCTCGCCGACGCGCACCGCGCCCACCATCCCGACGCCGACCTGGACCCGCTGCGCCGGGCGTACGTCCTCGCCGAGTCCTCGCACCGCGGTCAGATGCGCAAGAGCGGTGAGCCGTACATCACACACCCGCTCGCCGTGACCCTGATCCTGGCCGAACTCGGCGCGGAGACAACGACCCTGACGGCCTCTCTGCTCCACGACACCGTCGAGGACACCGATGTGACCCTCGATCAGGTGCGCGAGGAGTTCGGTGAGGAGGTGCGCTATCTCGTCGACGGCGTCACCAAGTTGGAGAAGGTCGACTACGGCGCCGCCGCCGAGCCCGAGACCTTCCGCAAGATGCTCGTCGCCACCGGCAACGACGTCCGCGTGATGTCGATCAAACTCGCCGACCGGCTGCACAACATGCGCACCCTCGGCGTGATGCGCCCCGAGAAGCAGGAACGCATCGCCAAGGTCACCAGGGACGTCCTGATTCCGCTCGCCGAACGGCTAGGCGTCCAGGCGCTCAAGACCGAGCTGGAGGACCTCGTCTTCGCGATCCTCCACCCCGAGGAGTACGAGCACACGCGCGGACTCATCGTCGACAACGCCGCACGGCCGAACGACCCGCTCGCCGAGATCTCCGAAGAGGTGCGCGGCGTCCTGCGCGAGGCCGGCATCCAGGCCGAAGTCCTCATAAGGCCACGGCACTTCGTCTCCCTGCACCGGGTCTCCCGAAAACGCGGACAGCTGCGCGGCTCCGACTTCGGCCGGCTCCTGGTCCTCGTCCACGAGGACGCCGACTGCTACGCGGTCCTCGGTGAACTGCACACCTGCCTCACGCCCGTCGTCTCGGAGTTCAAGGACTTCATCGCCGTACCGAAGTTCAACCTGTACCAGTCGCTGCACACGGCCGTCGCCCGCGGCGACGGCCAGGTCGCCGAAGTCCTCATCCGTACACACCAGATGCACAAGGTCGCCGAAGCCGGCGTCGTCGCGCTGGGCAATCCCTACGCCGCGCCCGCGGAGGAGCAGACCGACGGCGAGGGCGAGCGCGTCGACCCCACCCGCCCCGGCTGGCTCTCCCGGCTCCTCGACTGGCAGGAGGCGGCACCGGACGCGGACATGTTCTGGTCGACCTTGCGCGAGGACCTCGCCCAGGACCGCGAGATCACCGTCTTCCGGCCCGACGGGGGCACGTTGGGCCTTCCCGAGGGCGCCAGCTGCGTGGACGCCGCGTACGCGCAGTACGGGGAGGACGCGCACGCCTGCATCGGCGCTCGCGTCAACGGCCGCCTGGCGACGCTGAGTACGGTCCTGAAGGACGGCGACACGGTCCAGCTCCTCATGGGCCAGGACCCGGCCTCCGAGCCCTCCAGAGAGTGGCTGGAGCACGCCCACACGCCCGGCGCGCGCATCGCCATCCAGCGCTGGCTCGCCACCCACCCCTCGCCCGCCGCCGACGAGCACGAGGAGCGCGACGGCGAACGCAAGGACGAGACCCCGGCCCCCCGCCCCGCCCACGACGAGGCCGCCGCCACCTCCGACACCGTGAACGCCGTGGTCGTCGTCGGCCGGCCCGAGGCGAGCGTCCGCCTCGCCGGCTGCTGTACGCCCGTACCGCCCGACGAGGTCACCGGATTCGCCGTCCGCGGGGGAGTGGTGACCGTGCACCGCGTCGAATGCGCCGCCGTGACGCGCATGAAGGGCCTGGGGCGCGCGGACATCGATGTGCGCTGGGGGGACACGACCGAGTTCCGGGTCACCCTCGTCGCCGAGTCCTTCCAGCGACCCCACCTCCTCGCCGACCTCACCGAGGCCATCGCCCTGGAGGGCGTCGCCATCGTCTCCGCCACCGTCGAGCCGCCGACCCAGCAGCGCGTCCGGCACACCTACACGCTGCAACTCCCGGACGCCGCCCACCTCCCGGCCCTGATGCGGGCCATGCGGAACGTGCCGGGCGTCTACGACGTGGGGCGTGCCCAGCACCAGGCGCCGACCGCGCACTGATCCCGGCGGACGGCCGCACACCGAACCCGGCGGGCGGGGGTGGCTCGGCAGACGGCGGGCCGCTCGTTCGGGTGGGAGCGCCGCGTGCCGTCACCGCGGAGCGGAGGCGCGCTGGTAGCGGTGGTCCATGCCGCTCACCCCACGCCCCCGGAGCCGTCGTGTCCAGACCGCGCTGCTCGCCTCCGCCGTCTCCGTCTGCCTGATCGCCGCGAGCGCCCCCTCACCCGCCGTGCCCCTCGGCATCGGCGACCGGCTCTTCCCGCACCTCGGCAACCCGGGATACGACGTGCGGTCGTACGGCCTCGACTTCACCTACCCCGGCAACAACCGTGAGCCGCTCACGGCCGTCACCACGATCGACGCGCGAACCACCTCCCGTCTGGAACGGGTCAACCTTGACTTCTCGCACGGGAAGGTGCGTTCCGTCGAGGTCGACGGGGTGCCCGCCGCCTTCACGAGCGCGGGCGAGGACCTGGTGATCACACCCCGTGAACCGCTCCCCGAGGGCAGCCGGACACGCGTCACCGTGCGGCACACCAGCAGCCCCGTGTACACGGGGGACGAGGAGGGCGGCTGGCTGCGGACCGCGGACGGGCTCGCGATGGCCAACCAGGCCGACGCCGCGCACGTGGTGTTCCCCTGCAACGACCACCCGTCCGACAAGGCGATGTTCACCGTCCGCGTCACCGTGCCCGACGGCTACACGGCCGTCTCCAACGGCCTCGCCGCCGGGACGGAACGCGCCCCCGGGACAACCACCTGGACGTACCGCACCGAGCACCCCATGGCCACCGAGCTGGCCCAGATCTCCATCGGCCGCTCCGCCGTACTGCACCGGGCCGGCCCCGACGGCCTGCCCGTACGGGACGTGGTCCCCGCCAAGGATCGCGCGAAGCTCGAACCGTGGCTCAAGAAGACCCCCGCCCAGATCGCGTGGATGGAGGGCAAGGTCGGCCGGTACCCCTTCGAGACGTACGGCGTGCTGATCGCCGAGGCGCGGACCGGGTTCGAGCTGGAGACACAGACCCTCTCCCTCTTCGAGAGAGACCTGTTCACGAGGTCCGACTTCCCCAAGTGGTACGTCGAGTCGATCATGGTGCACGAGCTGGCCCACCAGTGGTTCGGCAACAGCGTCAGCCCGCGCACCTGGTCCGACCTGTGGCTGAACGAGGGACACGCCACCTGGTACGAGGCCCTGTACGCCGAGGAGACCGCCGGTAAGCCCGTGGAGGCGCGCATGAAGACCGCCTATGGCGCCTCCGACCGCTGGCGCGCCGCCGGGGGACCGCCCGCTGCGCCCAAGGAACCCGAGGCCGGCCAGAAGATCGGCATCTTCAGGGCGAACGTCTACGACGGTGCCGCGCTCTTCCTGTACGCCCTGCGCGAGGAGATCGGCGGGCCCTCCTTCGCCCTGCTGCAGCGGGCCTGGGTCGCCTTCCACCGGGACGGTGTCGCCTCGACCGCCGACTTCCAGGAGCTCGCCTCCCTGATCACCGGACGCGACCTGGACGGCTTCTTCCACGCCTGGCTGTACGAGGTGAAGACCCCGCCGATGCCGGGACACCCGGACTGGAAGTCGGCTCCGGTGCGGGCGTCGGCGAAGCGGTAGACGGAATCCACCCGGGTGTGACCCCGGTGCGGGCGGGAATAACCCGGGTGACGAGACGGGGCGTACCGTGCGACCATCTTCGGGTCGGCGACGGGAATCCCCGGAAAGCCCCGGACGTTGTCGCCAGTGACGGATCGGATCCGTAGAGATCCGTCACCCCTTCGGTATCCCCATCGACGTAAGGACCCAATGACCTCCTCTTCTTCCCCTTCCCAGGCCGCACAGAGCGCCTTCGCGCAGAACAACCCCGAAGGTCTTCGGGCCGATGCCCTGATGGAAGAGGACGTCGCCTGGAGCTTCGAGATCGACGGAGAGCGGGACGGCGACCAGTTCGACCGCTCCGAGCGCGCGGCACTGCGCCGTGTCGCGGGCCTCTCCACCGAGCTCGAGGACGTCACCGAGGTCGAGTACCGCCAGCTCCGCCTGGAGCGCGTCGTACTCGTCGGTGTCTGGACCACGGGAACCGCGCGGGACGCGGAGAACTCGCTCGCAGAGCTGGCCGCCCTCGCGGAGACCGCTGGCGCCCTCGTGCTCGACGCGGTGTTCCAGCGCCGCGACAAGCCGGACGCGGCCACCTACATCGGCTCCGGCAAGGCCGAAGAGCTGCGGGACATCGTCCTCGAATCGGGCGCGGACACCGTCATCTGCGACGGTGAGCTGAGCCCGGGCCAGCTCATCCACCTCGAAGACGTCGTCAAGGTCAAGGTCATCGACCGTACGGCCCTGATCCTCGACATCTTCGCCCAGCACGCCAAGTCCCGAGAGGGCAAGGCCCAGGTCGCACTCGCGCAGATGCAGTACATGCTGCCGCGACTGCGAGGCTGGGGTCAGTCGCTCTCCCGGCAGATGGGCGGCGGCAAGGGCGGCGGCCTCGCCACCCGTGGTCCCGGTGAGACCAAGATCGAGACGGACCGGCGTCGGATCCGCGAGAAGATGGCGAAGATGCGCCGGGAGATCGCGGACATGAAGACCGGCCGTGAGATCAAGCGCCAGGAGCGCCGCAGGAACAAGGTGCCTTCGGTCGCCATCGCCGGCTATACCAACGCCGGCAAGTCCTCGCTGCTCAACCGCCTCACCGGCGCGGGCGTCCTGGTCGAGAACGCGCTGTTCGCGACCCTCGACCCGACCGTGCGCCGGGCCGAGACCCCGAGCGGGCGGCTGTACACGCTGGCGGACACCGTCGGCTTCGTGCGCCACCTGCCGCACCACCTCGTCGAGGCGTTCCGTTCCACGATGGAGGAGGTCGGCGACTCCGACCTGATCCTGCACGTGGTCGACGGTTCGCACCCCGCGCCGGAGGAGCAGCTGGCCGCCGTGCGCGAGGTCATCCGTGACGTGGGCGCCACCAACGTGCCCGAGATCGTGGTGATCAACAAGGCGGACGCGGCCGACCCGCTGACGCTCCAGCGGCTGCTGCGGATCGAGACGCGCTCCATCGCGATCTCGGCCCGTTCCGGCCAGGGCATCGACGAACTGCTCGCGCTGATCGACAACGAACTGCCGCGACCCTCGGTCGAGATCGAGGCCCTCGTGCCGTACACCCACGGAAAGCTCGTCGCCCGCGCCCACACCGAGGGCGAGGTGATCTCCGAGGAGCACACCCCGGAGGGCACCCTGCTCAAGGCCCGGGTGCACGAGGAACTGGCCGCGGACCTGGCACCGTACGTCCCGGCGGCGACGGCCTGACGGCCGACTGATTCGCCTGTACGTCCCGAAGCCCGCCCCCTCCACCGGGGGCGGGCTTCGGCATGAGCGGAGCACCGGCCGCTTGGTGCCCCGCACACCCCCGTCTGTCCCCCGCCCTACGCGGTCTTCTCCTTGACCTCGTAACCGGGGCAGGTCTCCAGCTCGCTCTCGGCCATCGAGCGGGCGCGTCCGCCGTAGCAGGCGGCGATCAGCTCACCGGGGCCGTAGGCGGGGTGCTCGGCGCGCGCCTTGTCCAGCCGGACGAAGATGTTCCACTCGTCGTGGCAGCCGAGGCCTGCTACCGCCCGCTGGACGACACGCCCTTCTACCTGCCGCACAGCAAGCCCCGGCACTGCTTGACCCACGAGTACTGGGAAGCCATCGACCCCCGCCGGGGCCCGACTCCCGCACTCCGCCCGCCTGTACGACTCCTCCGTGATCCTCCCGAACACCGCGATGCTGCGCCCCGGCGCCGAGGAACACCTGCTGCCCCGCGCACTCGACCGACTGGCCCGCAACGCCGGTCCACCGCGCGACTGGGCCGCCGCACGGAGGAGGGCGGCCGCGTGAAACCCACCCACGCTCACTGACCGCCGTACGAGGTACTCATCTCGTCGTACAACGCCTTGGCCCCGTCGCCCAACCGCGGTCCGGCGAGCCAGGTGTTGTCCACCGGGCCGATCGACGTGTTCGAAACGAGCCGGGGCTCGGTGCCGACCATGCGGAACCAACCGCCGCCGGACGAACCGCCGGTCATGGTGCAGCCGATGCGGTACATCGTCGGCAGGGACGGGCCGAGGGAGAGCCGCCCGGGCTTGTCGATGCACCGGAACATGGTCAGACCCTTGTACGGCGGCGCGGCCGGATAACCCCAGGCACCCATCGCGTCCACCTCGGACGCGGACGGCGCGGAGAAATCCACGTCCAGGGCCGCCCCGACGGTCTCCTCCAGGGACTTGTCGCCCGACTCCGGCTTCACGTGCAGCACCGCGTAGTCGTACGCCGCTCCGGCGCCGCCCTCCTCGGAGCCGCCCGCGATCCACTCGTCCGAGGTCGCGGCCCAGTCCGCCCACCACTGGCCGAACGGGGCGATCTCCTCGGCAGCGCCCGCGGCCAGCTCCTCCTCGGACCTGCCGAGGTCGTTGTAGGCCGGGACGAAGACGATGTTGCGGTACCAGCCGCCGCCGCTGCCCGCGTGCACGCAGTGGCCGGCGGTCCACACGAGGTTGGACTTCCCCGGATGGTTCACGTCCGAGACGACTGTGCCCGAACAGACCATCGAGCCCTCGGGCGAGTCGAAGAAGATCTTTCCGACCGTACCGGCACTCTCGTGATACGGCGTCTTCTCCGCCGTGGCCTCGACCGGCGCCGGAACGGGGTCGCTGACGCCCTGGTCGGCGGCGGCGTCCTGCGTCGAGACGGTCTTCGCCGGATCCTCGGCCCCGCGCATCCGCTCCGCGTCCCACAGGCCCTCGATCACCGGATTGACGAAGTCCTTCGCCTCACTCAGCCACTTGTCCTTGTCCCAGTCCTTCCAGCCGCCGCCCTTCCAGTCGTCGACGTCCAAACCGTGCTCCTCGAGCTTGTCGGCGAGGACGTCGGGAATGCCGTCACCGTCTCTGTCGGGGGTGCCAGACGCGGCGGAACCGGACTTGTCACTCGCGCTGTCGGGGCCCGAGTCGCAGGCGGTCGCGGTCAGCGCGAGAGCCGCGACGAGTCCGGTGACGGTCAGAAGGCGGTGCCGCCGCTGTGAGAAACGCATGGTTCTCGACCCCCGTCGGAACTGTCCGTGTGTCACGCCCACTATGCGGGGGCGCTGGGGGACGGACGGAGGGCGCGCGGCAAACATTTTCCACGC from Streptomyces sp. DSM 40750 includes these protein-coding regions:
- a CDS encoding M1 family metallopeptidase, encoding MPLTPRPRSRRVQTALLASAVSVCLIAASAPSPAVPLGIGDRLFPHLGNPGYDVRSYGLDFTYPGNNREPLTAVTTIDARTTSRLERVNLDFSHGKVRSVEVDGVPAAFTSAGEDLVITPREPLPEGSRTRVTVRHTSSPVYTGDEEGGWLRTADGLAMANQADAAHVVFPCNDHPSDKAMFTVRVTVPDGYTAVSNGLAAGTERAPGTTTWTYRTEHPMATELAQISIGRSAVLHRAGPDGLPVRDVVPAKDRAKLEPWLKKTPAQIAWMEGKVGRYPFETYGVLIAEARTGFELETQTLSLFERDLFTRSDFPKWYVESIMVHELAHQWFGNSVSPRTWSDLWLNEGHATWYEALYAEETAGKPVEARMKTAYGASDRWRAAGGPPAAPKEPEAGQKIGIFRANVYDGAALFLYALREEIGGPSFALLQRAWVAFHRDGVASTADFQELASLITGRDLDGFFHAWLYEVKTPPMPGHPDWKSAPVRASAKR
- a CDS encoding trypsin-like serine peptidase, with amino-acid sequence MRFSQRRHRLLTVTGLVAALALTATACDSGPDSASDKSGSAASGTPDRDGDGIPDVLADKLEEHGLDVDDWKGGGWKDWDKDKWLSEAKDFVNPVIEGLWDAERMRGAEDPAKTVSTQDAAADQGVSDPVPAPVEATAEKTPYHESAGTVGKIFFDSPEGSMVCSGTVVSDVNHPGKSNLVWTAGHCVHAGSGGGWYRNIVFVPAYNDLGRSEEELAAGAAEEIAPFGQWWADWAATSDEWIAGGSEEGGAGAAYDYAVLHVKPESGDKSLEETVGAALDVDFSAPSASEVDAMGAWGYPAAPPYKGLTMFRCIDKPGRLSLGPSLPTMYRIGCTMTGGSSGGGWFRMVGTEPRLVSNTSIGPVDNTWLAGPRLGDGAKALYDEMSTSYGGQ
- a CDS encoding RelA/SpoT family protein, with product MSAEATNPAVSPAPAPPTAHRRKGRPRIDLRRLGRAALLGPATRDRLPDAISHLADAHRAHHPDADLDPLRRAYVLAESSHRGQMRKSGEPYITHPLAVTLILAELGAETTTLTASLLHDTVEDTDVTLDQVREEFGEEVRYLVDGVTKLEKVDYGAAAEPETFRKMLVATGNDVRVMSIKLADRLHNMRTLGVMRPEKQERIAKVTRDVLIPLAERLGVQALKTELEDLVFAILHPEEYEHTRGLIVDNAARPNDPLAEISEEVRGVLREAGIQAEVLIRPRHFVSLHRVSRKRGQLRGSDFGRLLVLVHEDADCYAVLGELHTCLTPVVSEFKDFIAVPKFNLYQSLHTAVARGDGQVAEVLIRTHQMHKVAEAGVVALGNPYAAPAEEQTDGEGERVDPTRPGWLSRLLDWQEAAPDADMFWSTLREDLAQDREITVFRPDGGTLGLPEGASCVDAAYAQYGEDAHACIGARVNGRLATLSTVLKDGDTVQLLMGQDPASEPSREWLEHAHTPGARIAIQRWLATHPSPAADEHEERDGERKDETPAPRPAHDEAAATSDTVNAVVVVGRPEASVRLAGCCTPVPPDEVTGFAVRGGVVTVHRVECAAVTRMKGLGRADIDVRWGDTTEFRVTLVAESFQRPHLLADLTEAIALEGVAIVSATVEPPTQQRVRHTYTLQLPDAAHLPALMRAMRNVPGVYDVGRAQHQAPTAH
- the hflX gene encoding GTPase HflX, which encodes MTSSSSPSQAAQSAFAQNNPEGLRADALMEEDVAWSFEIDGERDGDQFDRSERAALRRVAGLSTELEDVTEVEYRQLRLERVVLVGVWTTGTARDAENSLAELAALAETAGALVLDAVFQRRDKPDAATYIGSGKAEELRDIVLESGADTVICDGELSPGQLIHLEDVVKVKVIDRTALILDIFAQHAKSREGKAQVALAQMQYMLPRLRGWGQSLSRQMGGGKGGGLATRGPGETKIETDRRRIREKMAKMRREIADMKTGREIKRQERRRNKVPSVAIAGYTNAGKSSLLNRLTGAGVLVENALFATLDPTVRRAETPSGRLYTLADTVGFVRHLPHHLVEAFRSTMEEVGDSDLILHVVDGSHPAPEEQLAAVREVIRDVGATNVPEIVVINKADAADPLTLQRLLRIETRSIAISARSGQGIDELLALIDNELPRPSVEIEALVPYTHGKLVARAHTEGEVISEEHTPEGTLLKARVHEELAADLAPYVPAATA